CGTGTCGCTCCAGACCCAGCGCGGGTGCTCATCTCCCGTTCGTGGAGCCGGACAAACTCTATCAGGCCGCCGGTGTCGAGCCGCTCCGGCGGCCCGTCCTCCGGCATCGCTACGACGGAGCCGTCGGGCGACCGGTCGAGGACGATGTGCATTCCCTCATTCTCACGTGTACCGCCGACATCGGCTGGACCGCCGCCGTTCACCGGAGAAGAGCTCGGCTCACGGCGATGCCGGTCCCGCCGTCCGGGCGAGTCCGCTCTCCTGAGGGCTCAGCCGGTCAGCGCCGTCAGCCGTGCGTGGAGCTCTGGCCACGCTGCGCCGAACCCGGGATGCAAGGGCAGCCCGGCCACCTCGGCGAGCGGCACCCAGCGCAGTTCGATGCTCTCGACGTCCGCCATCCGCGCCTCGAACGGGCGCACGACCTCAGCCGCGACCGTGGTGTACGACCAGAAACCGAGATCCAGCACACGGGTGAACAGCAGCTCAAGGGCATCCGCTGGGACAGCCGCCTCCTCCGCGGCTTCGCGCAGGGCTCCTTCCACGGCGGACTCCCCCTCGTGCCGTGCTCCTCCCGGCAGGCCCCACGTTCCGCCGAAGTGACTCCACTCGGCCCGGTGTTGCAGGAGCACCCCTCGGCGGACGTCGTGGACCAGCAGCCCGGCGGCGCCGAACCGGCCCCAGAACCGCTCGCCGTTCGGGCCTTCCACCCACGCATCGCCGGAGTTCACTTTCCCCACGTTAGTCGGCATAGGGTGTCGGCATGACGATCGAACACCGTCGCCGTCTCCTCGGATGGTCGCGCTGATGGCGGCCCGCAGTGCCGGAATCCTGTTGTACCGTCGCGGCGAGACCGGTGTCGAGGTGTGGATCGCCCACATGGGCGGGCCGTTCTGGGCACACAAGGACGAGGGCGGCTGGAGCATCCCGAAAGGCCTCGTGGACGAGGGTGAGGACGATATGGCGGCGGCCCAGCGGGAGTTCGCCGAGGAGATGGGCTCGCCCGCGCCGGAGGCCGACTACGAACGGCTCGGCGAGTTCACGGCCTCTGGCAAGACGATCGTCGTGTTCGCGGCCGAGGCCGCGTTCGACCCGGCCGAGATCCACAGCGACACATTCGAACTCGAGTGGCCGCCGCACTCGGGCCGTGTCCGGCGGTTCGCCGAGGTGGACGCCGCAGGATGGCACCCTGTCGCAGACGCCCGCCTCAAGCTCACGAAGGGGTCAGCGGCCTCTGCTCGACGCGTTGCTGAGGGCACAGGGAGGCGCGGACCGGCTCTGACGCCGGGGCTCCGGGGAATAGCTATCGCCGATGGCTCGCTGGTGCCGTGGCGGCGAAGAAGCCGGACGCGGTACGCGAGCGCTAGCAACGGCCCTCGATCGCCGCTGATCGGGTGAGCGCCGTCACCTGTTTTCTCCGATGTACTCGCGGATTCTTTCGTTCACCGCCTCAGGATGGGTGACATTCACCGCATGCGTTCCACCAGGGACGACGAATGGTGCGCGCGAACCCGGGAGCTTGTCGGAAAGTTCATACTGGATATCCGGTGCGATGTCGTGGTCCTCTTCGCCGACCACGACCAGCGCCGGACAGGAGATGTCGCCCAGCCGTGGTGTGAGGTCGTCGCGTTCGAGGACGCACTGTGCCGCATTGTCTAACCGCTGCCAAGGCAGCGAACGCCAAAGATCTTGCCACTCTCCCCAGTATTCCCGGTACCCATCGAACAGATTGGCGGCAATCTGATCCAGAAGGTTCGAGGACGGTCCGGACGAACTCCACGCCTTGGAGGTCCTGTAATAGTTCTGAAAGCTCTCGGGGGATGCTGCTCTAGTCTCGGTGGAGATGAGGATCAAGCCTTGCACGCTTTCGGGGTATGCGAGGGCACCACGCAACCCGATGAATCCGCCCTGCGACATCCCCGCCCAGAACGCCTTCTCCACGTCGAGAACCCTCAGGATCTCGTTGGCGTAGCGCGCCAGGTACCAGAAGGTGAATCCCTCACATCCATCATCGGCGGCACCATGACCGAAGGAATCCACCGTGATCCACCGGAACTCTGACAGCCTCTGAACCTGATGGTCGAACATCTTCTGACCCAGGAGAAAGCCGTGGAGCGCGAGGACAGGCGTTCCGGCGCCTCCGTGGTCTGTGTAGGCAAGCCGTCCATAAGGCGTCTGCAGAAAAGACATACTCCCCGCTCCTTCTCAGCTCCGTGAAGTGAGCAGGATAGACCCTTGGAGGGAGAACTGTTAAGGGGGCGTTTTCAGAGCTGCCGGCGCCGGGGCGGGCTTTCACCTTGTTTTGCTGTTCGGACCCCGCTCTTCTGGGGGCCGGTTTTCGTTGGCGCGGCGCCGGTGGGTGTCATTGCGCGCCGATGACGGTCCGAACTCTGGCCTCCCCGTGCATTACGGGACGGTAGGTGCATCACTGGACGGTAGGGCGGACGGGACTTGAACCCGTGACCGGCGGATTATGAGTCCGATGCTCTGACCAGCTGAGCTACCGCCCCGTGCCCGCCGCTTCCGGATCACTCCGTAGCGGGCTCGACGGCCGCCTCCGTCACCGGATCGGCCACCTGCTCTCTACGATACAGGCTTTCGAAGGTGGCGATCGTCGTCTGGATGTCGTGGGAGGCCACGATGCGCAGGGAAGCGTTCTTCAGCGCGTCGAGTTCGTCCTGCGGGAGGGTGAGGACGCTCTTCAGCTTGTCCGCGAGGTCCTGGGCGTCGCCGGGGCGGAAGAGGAAGCCGTTCTCGCCGTCGTGGACGAGGTGGGGCAGCGCCATCGCGTCGGCGGCGACGACGGGAAGCCCGGAGGCCATCGCCTCCATCGTGGCGATGGACTGGAGCTCGGCGATCGAGGGCATCGCGAAGACGGTGGCGCGCGTGTAGGCCGCCCGCAGCTCCTCGTCGGTGACATAACCGAGGAAAGCGACCCGGTCGGCGATGCCGAGGGTCTCCGCGAGGGCCTGCAGGTTCTTGAACTGGTCGCCGCCGCCGACGATCTCGACCTTCGCGTCGAGGGCATCGGGCAGGAGCTTCACCGCTTTGAGCAGCACGTCGATCTGCTTCTCGCCGGTCACCCGGCCGACGAAGAGGATGCGGTTGGCCGTGCGCGATCCGAAATCGGGAGTGTAGTTGTGGGCGTCGATGCCGCAGGAGATCGCGTGGATGCCGCGCAGTCCCGTCGCCTTTTCGAGGAACTCGGCGGCGCGGCGGGTCGGGGTCGTGATCGCCTCCGCGCGGTCGAAGCTCTTGCGGGCGTCTTTCCACGCCAGCGAGACGAAGGTGTGGTGCAGGAACCTCGGCAGACGAGTGAACTCGATGATGTTCTCGGGCATGACGTGGTTGGTGGCGACGATGCGGATACCGCGCTTCTGCGCCTCATAGGCCAGCCCGCGGCCGATGACGATGTGCGATTGCAGATGCACGACATCGGGTTTCACTTCGTCCAGCACGCGCCGCGCATTGGCTTTGCTGGTCCAGGGCAGTGCGAAGCGCAGCCAGTCGTGCGGATACCAGCGCCAGCTGCGCAGCCGATGGGCGGTCAGTTTGCGGCCGAGGTGCTCCTCCACCCAGGTGCCGTGGCGGCGGGAGGCCGCGGGGGCGACGATGTGGACGTCGTGACCGCGCTCGACCAGCCCGGCGGCCAGGCGCTCGGCGAAGCGGGCGGCGCCGTTGACATCCGGGGCAAAGGTGTCGCAGCCCATGACGATGGTCAGCGGTCGGGGGGGCGGTCCGCTCGGTTCAGTCACGGTTTGTGGTCCCTTGGTTCGTGGGCCGGGAAGAGGTCTTCGGCGAGGGCCGGAGCGTTCCGTCCGTCGTGATCCCGGCCGGTTCAACGGTCTATTCTAGGTGGCTTTCCCAGCCCCGGCCGCAGCGGCGTCGGCGATCGGCGCTTCGCCGCCCGATTGCGGGTGGTGCCGCGCGAGCTGGAAGACGCCGAAGATGGCGGCCGCGCCGGTGATCGCGAATCCGAGCATCGCCCACCACGGCGCGCCCGCCGCCTCGTTCAGGACGAGGATGCCGATGGTGACGGCGATCATCGGGTCGATGACGGTGAGGCCGGCGATCACGAGGTCCGGCGGTCCGGAGGAGTAGGCGTTCTGCACGAAGTAGGCCCCGAGCCCCGCAGCCGCGAGCAGCGCGACGATGCAGGCGACGAGCAGCCAGTCCCACTCCCTGTTCGAGATGCGGTCGATGACTACCTTCGCGAGCGTGGCGACGAACCCGTAGAGCACACCGGCGCCCACGATGTACATGATCGCCTTGAACCGGTGCCGCAACAACCAGGACGCGAGCCCGAACAGCAGGAGCACGACGGCCAGGACGATGAGGATGACGGTCAGCGCTTGGCCCGTCACCGGCAGATCCTTCGCGAAGACCGCCGCGATGAGAACGAACGAGCCGACGCCCCCGACGCACAGACCGACGGCGATGATCGACTGCTTGTTGAGTTTCACCCCGCTCACGCGAGCGTTCAGAACGCTGGTGATCACGAGCCCGACCACGCCGAGCGGTTGCACGAGGATGAGCGGTGAGAGCTTGAGGCTGACCAGCTGGAAAACGATGGCGAGTCCCAGCAGCAGCGTCCCGATCACCCAGGAGGGGCGGGCCAGCAGCAGCCCGATCTGTTTGAGAGAGAGACCGTCGCCGGCGTTCTCGGTCTGCGCCTCCACTTTGGCCACACCGTGATGCTGCAATTGCGCGCCGACGGAGAGGAAGCACGCGCCGATGAGCGCGACCGGGATGCCCAGGAGCTGACTGGGCTGATAGGTCAGCTCGAGCGCGTCCATCAGTTCCATACCCACCCCCCCGACACTACCGAACAGCGGGCCGATAGTCTTGCTGACATGGCTGTCCTTCCGATCCGGATCACCGGAGACACTGTTCTCCACACCCGCGCGGACGAGGTGACCGCGTTCGACGACGGACTGCGAACGCTTGTCGCGGAGATGTTCGAGACGATGGACGAGGCCCCCGGCGTCGGCCTGGCCGGTCCCCAGATCGGTGTGCCGCTGCGCCTGTTCGTCTACGGGTGGACGGATAACGACGAGGCACCCCACCGCGGTGTCGCGATCAACCCGGTGCTCTGGCAGAGCCCGCTCGACACCGGCCCGCTGGACGAGGACGCGGAGAGCGAAGGCTGTCTCTCCTTTCCCGGCGAGCGCTTCCCGCTCCGGCGCGCCGAGCGCGTGATTCTGCAGGCGGTGGATCTGGAGGGCGTGCCGTTCGAGGTGCGCGCCGAAGGCTGGCTGGCCCGGATCTTCCAGCACGAGTACGACCACCTCGACGGCGTGCTCTACGTGGATCGCCTCGGCCATCCCTTCGGCAAGCAGGCGCTGAAGACGCAGCGGAAGAACTCGTGGGGCGTCCCCGGACTCAGCTGGCTGCCCGGGCGCGACCACCTGGAGGACTGAGCCGACGGGCCCAGGAGGTCAGCGCAGCCGGACGCCGTGAATTCCGTTGTGGTGCCGCAGCGCCGGGAAGACGACGCACAGTGAGAAGCCGACCCCCGGAACCGTCTTCGCCGTGAGCACACCGCCGAACAGCGACGCCCGCTCTCGCAGCTCGGTCAGGCCGGCGCCCTCGGGCGGCTCGGTGATCGCGTGGAGGTCGTCCTCCATCGTGTAGGCGGTCGCGCGGTCGACGCCGTCACGATCGAGTCCGCTGCGGCGGGCTGCGGCCCGGATGCCGTCGTCGTCCACGCTCACCTGCAGACCATCGCCGGTCCACGCGAACGAGACGGTGGCTTTCGTTCCCGGGCCACCGTGTTTCAGCGCGTTCCCGAGACTGGTCTGCAGTATGCGGAAGATGGCGAGCTCCGCGCCTGGACGCAGCTCGAACGGCTTGCCGCTCTCGGTGAAGCCGACCGCGAGACCGGCGTCGCGCAGGACGCGGAAGAGGCCGCCCGCCGAGTGGAGGTCGGGGCTCGGGAGGGCGGCATTGCGGCCCTCCGCGACGACGTCCTGCAGTCGGCGCAGATCGGCCAGCGCGTCCCGCGCGGCCGTCTCGAGCGCTCCGGCGGAGAGAGAGGTCGCTTCGGGATCGGAGCCGGCGGCGTACCGTAGTCCTTCCGCCTGGCTGGCGAGCCGGCTGACGGCCGCCACAGCGACATCCGCGAGCTCTCCGGCGATGCGGAACCGGCCGTCCTGCTCGGCCAGGTCGAGTTCGCGGTCGATACGGTCCCACTCGGACTCCTCCCGCGTCGCGGCAAGCCGGCGGCGGACGCGCTCGGCGAGCCAGAGGGCGAGGAAGACGATCGTCGCAGCCCCGAGGGCTGCGACGAGGGCGGTCATGGGCGGGGTCATACGGGTCCTTCCGGAGGCCGGCTGCGATTCGCCCGGGCAGGATGCGCAGATCGTCCTACCGCAGGCGCGGCCGCTCCCACGGGGTTCGGCGGGTGAGGTTCAGGGTATGCCCATGCTAGCGCCGGGGACCGTGCTCATCCTGAGCCCGGAGGCACCGCGCGGCTCTTCTTCCGAGGAATGCCGGCTCTTCTCCGAGGAGCATGCGGGGATGTGCGTGCCGACGCAGTGCGGAAAGCGGCTGCACGCCTCTCCCGGCATGGCAAAGGTCCCGGGCCGCTTCGCCGCCCGGGACCTTGCTCTGACGCTCCCCGACTTGGACTCGAACCAAGAACCTGCCGGTTAACAGCCGGCTGCTCTGCCAATTGAGCTATCGAGGAATGCTTGATCAGCGAAGCCACTCTAGCAAGGATTCCGCTACCGGGAGAAATCGGCGGCGCATTCCGCGCGCGTCGCCATCAGTACCCCGCGCCGGGGTCCACCAGGCCGACGAAACGGCCGTCGCCGAGGAACGCCTGGACGTTCACCCGGACCCGCTCGGCGAGCAGCGGAGCGACCATCTGCGGCGTGTCGGCCTGGTGCGGGGTTGACGATGCAGTTCTTCTCCGCCCAGAGCGGGTGGCCGTCCGGCAGCGGCTCTGGGTCGGTGACATCGACCCCGGCTCCGGCGATGGCCCCGGTGCGAAGAGCCGTCACGAGCGCATTGCTGTCGACGAGGCCGCCGCGGGCGATGTTCACGAAGACGGCGGTGCTCTTCATCGCGGCGAACTCCCGGGCGCCGATGAGACGTCGCGTGCTGTCCGTGAGCGCGGCCGCGATGACCACCACATCCGCGGCGGGGAGGACCTCGCCCAGCCGATCGGCGGTGATCGTCGCCGCCGAACCGGGGACGGGCTCGGCGGAGCGCCAGACGATCGTCGCGCGGACTCCGAACGGTTCGAGCAGCCGCAGGAGTTCGCGCGCGATGCCGCCCGCGCCGACGATCACGACATCCAGGCCGTAGAGGGAGGTGCCCTCCTGCACCGTGCCCCAGCTCATCGCTCGAACCCGCCGGGGAAGGACGCGCAGCAGCGCGAGTGCGAGAGCGTGCTCGGCGACGGGCTGGGCGTAGGCCCCTTTCGCGCTCGTCCAGATGGCGGATTCTAGTGGTCGTTGCAACACGACGATTAGCTGGTAGGTAGTTTAGCGAGGCGCTGGGCTGGGGTTTCCCAGCCGAGCGTTTTGCGTGGGCGGGTGTTGAGTTCGTGTGCGACTCGGGCAAGGTCCGCGGGCGAGTGCTGTGAGAGGTCGGTGCCCTTCGGGAAGTACTGCCTCAGCAACCCGTTCGTGTTCTCGTTAGAACCGCGCTGCCAGGGCGAGGCTGGGTCGCAGAAGTAGACGTCCATGTCGGTGGCGATCGTGAACGTCTTGTGGGCGGCCATCTCCGCACCCTGGTCCCAGGTCAGCGACTTCTTCAGTTCGGCCGGCAGGCCGCTCATCGTCCGAATGAGGCCATCGCGGACGGTCTCGGCAGCGTGGTCGGTCGGGAGGTGGACGAGCATCACGAACCTGGTGGTTCGCTCGACGAGGGTGCCGATCGCGCTGGCGTGGTCAGCGCCGATGATGAGATCGCCTTCCCAATGCCCTGGAACAGCACGATCAGCGACCTCAGCGGGGCGCTCGGAGATCATGAGCATCGGGTCGACGAACCGCGAACGACGTGCGTTGGTTCCCCGGTTCGGTCGGCGACGTGCGCGCCCGGTACGCAGCGCTGTCGCGAGATCACGGCGCAGCTGGCCGCGTCCTTGGAGATAGAGCGTCTGGTAGATCGTCTCGGTCGCCACTCGCATCCCAACGTCGTCCGGGAACTGACGGATCAGGGCTCGAGTGATCTGCTCGGGAGACCACCGCAACGCCAGCTTCGACTCAACGAAAGCACGCAACCGCAGCTCTGTCACCAGTCTTCGCGGCTTTGGCCGTGGGCGACGCTTCGCCGAGTAGCGATGTGCTGCGAAGGGGTGATAGATCCCGGTCGAGGACCGGTTCCGGGAGATTTCCCGACTGATCGTGGATGGCGACCGCCGCAGCTGGGCGGCGATGCTCCGCAGTGACAACCCATCGCGGAGGAGATCCCGGATCTGCTCACGTTCCTCCAGCGAAAGGAACCGCGGATCGAGCTTCCTCTCCAGCTGAAAGATCGCCGCCGGCGAGATTGTCTCGGTGCCGTCAAGAAACGTCGTCATACCTGTTTTGTAATCGACGACCCGACCATCTGGGTAATAGCGGCGATGAGCGGTCTTCCGGACACCGTTATCCCAATCCCGTGCCGTGCGGATGTTCACCCCGACGGCAGCCGCTGCTTCGCGACGCGAGATGCCATCGCGTCGCAACTGGAAGTAGCGTTCCTTTCCTGGATGCGGACCAGTCCCGGTTTTCCCCTGGCTGCGCAGGCCGGCCTTCCATACCCACGTCCCGCAGGTCGCCGGGTTGAACCCCAACTCACGCGCCGCGATCGTGATGCTCCCACACGCCTCGAACAACGCGAAGAACGCGTCCTTATCAGCCTGCGTGAAACAGCGTCGATCCCTCGAATAGCTCCTTAAACGGGCCACGGTCGTTACAACTCCCAGAAAGTCCAGGTGTTGCAACGACCGTTAGAACCCAAGGATCAGCCCGGGCCGCTTCTCCTCCACCAGGATGCCGGCGAAGGCATCGACGCCCGCGAACGGCAGCTGCACCCAGCCGATGCCGGGGTGCGCCTCGAGCACCGGCGGGAAGTCCTTCGCATCCCGGTTCGACAGCCACACCACTCCGCGTGTCCGATCGGACAGCGGCTCGACCGTGCCGCCTCCGGCCTCCACCGCGGCGACGAAGGCCGGTTCGGCGACCGGCAGCACCGCGATCGGGCCCGGCTCAGGACGGCGGCCGATTGGAAGGGGGATCGCCTCCACCGCCAGGACGGCGCGGTGCGGGGCGGGGTGCTCGGTGGTCATCGACATTGTCCTTCCGGCGACGGGGCGGGATCAGCTCGCGCGCTGCGGTCGCCGCTCGGTGCGCCGCTGCGTCGGGCCGAGCGCCCTGGCCAGCTTCCGAACGAAGGGATGCGCGGGGTCGGCGAGCACGTGCTCGATCGGGCCGTAGCCGACCGGGCGACCGCCCTGAAGCACGAGGGAGACATCCGTCGCCCGGCGCAGGACGGCGAGGTCGTGGCTGACGATCACGGCGGTGAAGCCGGCGTGCTCGCGCAGCTGGCCGAGCAGGTCGATCACGGCGTCCCGGACGGTCGCGTCGATGCCCGCTGTCGGCTCGTCGGCG
This genomic window from Leifsonia xyli subsp. cynodontis DSM 46306 contains:
- a CDS encoding NAD(P)-dependent oxidoreductase, with product MSWGTVQEGTSLYGLDVVIVGAGGIARELLRLLEPFGVRATIVWRSAEPVPGSAATITADRLGEVLPAADVVVIAAALTDSTRRLIGAREFAAMKSTAVFVNIARGGLVDSNALVTALRTGAIAGAGVDVTDPEPLPDGHPLWAEKNCIVNPAPGRHAADGRSAARRAGPGERPGVPRRRPFRRPGGPRRGVLMATRAECAADFSR
- the def gene encoding peptide deformylase, giving the protein MAVLPIRITGDTVLHTRADEVTAFDDGLRTLVAEMFETMDEAPGVGLAGPQIGVPLRLFVYGWTDNDEAPHRGVAINPVLWQSPLDTGPLDEDAESEGCLSFPGERFPLRRAERVILQAVDLEGVPFEVRAEGWLARIFQHEYDHLDGVLYVDRLGHPFGKQALKTQRKNSWGVPGLSWLPGRDHLED
- a CDS encoding NUDIX domain-containing protein; translation: MNSGDAWVEGPNGERFWGRFGAAGLLVHDVRRGVLLQHRAEWSHFGGTWGLPGGARHEGESAVEGALREAAEEAAVPADALELLFTRVLDLGFWSYTTVAAEVVRPFEARMADVESIELRWVPLAEVAGLPLHPGFGAAWPELHARLTALTG
- a CDS encoding DMT family transporter, with protein sequence MELMDALELTYQPSQLLGIPVALIGACFLSVGAQLQHHGVAKVEAQTENAGDGLSLKQIGLLLARPSWVIGTLLLGLAIVFQLVSLKLSPLILVQPLGVVGLVITSVLNARVSGVKLNKQSIIAVGLCVGGVGSFVLIAAVFAKDLPVTGQALTVILIVLAVVLLLFGLASWLLRHRFKAIMYIVGAGVLYGFVATLAKVVIDRISNREWDWLLVACIVALLAAAGLGAYFVQNAYSSGPPDLVIAGLTVIDPMIAVTIGILVLNEAAGAPWWAMLGFAITGAAAIFGVFQLARHHPQSGGEAPIADAAAAGAGKAT
- a CDS encoding Rossmann-fold NAD(P)-binding domain-containing protein, which translates into the protein MTTEHPAPHRAVLAVEAIPLPIGRRPEPGPIAVLPVAEPAFVAAVEAGGGTVEPLSDRTRGVVWLSNRDAKDFPPVLEAHPGIGWVQLPFAGVDAFAGILVEEKRPGLILGF
- a CDS encoding sensor histidine kinase, with product MTPPMTALVAALGAATIVFLALWLAERVRRRLAATREESEWDRIDRELDLAEQDGRFRIAGELADVAVAAVSRLASQAEGLRYAAGSDPEATSLSAGALETAARDALADLRRLQDVVAEGRNAALPSPDLHSAGGLFRVLRDAGLAVGFTESGKPFELRPGAELAIFRILQTSLGNALKHGGPGTKATVSFAWTGDGLQVSVDDDGIRAAARRSGLDRDGVDRATAYTMEDDLHAITEPPEGAGLTELRERASLFGGVLTAKTVPGVGFSLCVVFPALRHHNGIHGVRLR
- a CDS encoding alpha/beta fold hydrolase, encoding MSFLQTPYGRLAYTDHGGAGTPVLALHGFLLGQKMFDHQVQRLSEFRWITVDSFGHGAADDGCEGFTFWYLARYANEILRVLDVEKAFWAGMSQGGFIGLRGALAYPESVQGLILISTETRAASPESFQNYYRTSKAWSSSGPSSNLLDQIAANLFDGYREYWGEWQDLWRSLPWQRLDNAAQCVLERDDLTPRLGDISCPALVVVGEEDHDIAPDIQYELSDKLPGSRAPFVVPGGTHAVNVTHPEAVNERIREYIGENR
- a CDS encoding glycosyltransferase — encoded protein: MGCDTFAPDVNGAARFAERLAAGLVERGHDVHIVAPAASRRHGTWVEEHLGRKLTAHRLRSWRWYPHDWLRFALPWTSKANARRVLDEVKPDVVHLQSHIVIGRGLAYEAQKRGIRIVATNHVMPENIIEFTRLPRFLHHTFVSLAWKDARKSFDRAEAITTPTRRAAEFLEKATGLRGIHAISCGIDAHNYTPDFGSRTANRILFVGRVTGEKQIDVLLKAVKLLPDALDAKVEIVGGGDQFKNLQALAETLGIADRVAFLGYVTDEELRAAYTRATVFAMPSIAELQSIATMEAMASGLPVVAADAMALPHLVHDGENGFLFRPGDAQDLADKLKSVLTLPQDELDALKNASLRIVASHDIQTTIATFESLYRREQVADPVTEAAVEPATE